The Triticum dicoccoides isolate Atlit2015 ecotype Zavitan chromosome 6A, WEW_v2.0, whole genome shotgun sequence genome has a window encoding:
- the LOC119316072 gene encoding porphobilinogen deaminase, chloroplastic: protein MATLRCTNHTLLGSPTCLARPRRAVVRAAVAVQAEAQPKVSLIRIGTRGSPLALAQARQTRDELKAAHTELAEDGAIEIVIIKTTGDMILDKPLADIGGKGLFTKEIDDALLQGSIDIAVHSMKDVPTYLPEGMILPCNLPREDVRDAFICLTAKTLGELPAGSVIGSASLRRQSQILYKYPSLKVVNFRGNVQTRLRKLKEGDVHATLLALAGLKRLGMPETATSVLSVDEMLPAVAQGAIGITCRSNDDKMMEYLSSLNHEDTRLAVACEREFLSVLDGNCRTPIAAYAYRDKDGNCSFRGLLASPDGSIVYETSRSGTYSFDDMVALGQDAGHELKSKAGPGFFDGLQ, encoded by the exons ATGGCGACGCTGAGATGCACCAACCACACCCTCCTCGGCTCGCCGACCTGCCTCGCGCGCCCGCGCCGGGCGGTGGtgcgcgccgccgtcgccgtccaggCCGAGGCGCAGCCCAAGGTCTCCCTCATCCGGATTGGCACGCGCGGGAG TCCTCTTGCTCTTGCACAAGCCCGTCAAACCCGTGACGAACTGAAAGCTGCACACACGGAGTTAGCCGAGGATGGTGCCATTGAGATTGTCATCATAAAGACCACAGGAGACATGATCTTGGACAAACCCCTGGCGGATATAGGAGGCAAGGGTTTATTCACCAAGGAGATAGACGATGCGCTCTTGCAGGGAAGCATTGACATCGCGGTCCACTCGATGAAAGATGTCCCAACATATCTACCCGAAGGCATGATATTGCCCTGTAACCTCCCACGAGAAGATGTGAGAGATGCATTCATATGCCTGACTGCAAAAACTCTTGGGGAGCTTCCTGCTGGTAGTGTTATCGGAAGTGCTTCCCTGCGGAGGCAATCTCAGATTCTCTATAAATATCCATCACTAAAA GTTGTTAACTTCAGAGGAAATGTTCAGACACGGTTAAGGAAACTTAAAGAAGGAGATGTACATGCTACATTGTTGGCACTGGCTGGACTAAAACGGTTAGGCATGCCAGAAACTGCAACATCTGTATTATCAGTAGACGAAATGCTTCCAGCAGTCGCTCAAGGCGCTATTGGAATAACTTGCAGGAGCAATGATGATAAAATG ATGGAGTATCTGTCCTCTTTGAATCATGAAGATACCAGATTAGCTGTTGCATGTGAAAGAGAATTCTTGTCTGTTCTTGATGGTAACTGCCGAACTCCAATTGCGGCATATGCTTATCGTGACAAGGATGGGAACTGCTCATTCCGGGGGCTATTGGCTTCACCAGATGGCTCTATAG TATACGAGACGTCAAGAAGTGGAACATATTCTTTTGATGACATGGTCGCGTTAGGTCAAGACGCCGGCCACGAACTGAAATCAAAGGCCGGACCTGGTTTCTTCGATGGCTTACAATAG
- the LOC119316077 gene encoding ribonuclease H2 subunit C-like, with the protein MEQATPPAAAGVDLSPAATDLGRVHLLPCGIRHNSAAAVSDYFKPRDTGVEVDGVKVEEAFFRGRNLQGATVALPDGYRGYVLEKKKNEEKDAQGMDEEASNFVSRAEFQNITYWNHDTMPSAEDPLPRCFHWLAIANAMHKPVTAEDMANMSARQNQNS; encoded by the exons ATGGAGCAAGCCACCCCTCCCGCCGCCGCTGGCGTCGACCTATCCCCGGCGGCGACCGACCTCGGCCGGGTGCACCTCCTGCCCTGCGGCATCAGGCACAacagcgccgccgccgtctccgACTACTTCAAGCCGAGGGACACTG GCGTGGAGGTGGATGGGGTGAAGGTGGAGGAGGCCTTCTTCCGCGGGAGGAACCTGCAGGGCGCCACCGTCGCGCTCCCCGATGGCTACCGAG GTTATGtactggagaagaagaagaacgaagAAAAGGATGCTCAGGGCATGGATGAGGAGGCTAGCAATTTTGTATCCCGTGCAGAATTCCAGAACATAACTTACTGGAACCATGACACCATGCCATCAGCAGAGGATCCTCTCCCACGGTGCTTTCATTGGTTAGCCATTGCGAATGCA ATGCACAAGCCAGTGACTGCTGAAGACATGGCTAACATGTCAGCCAGGCAGAATCAGAACAGTTGA